In Montipora foliosa isolate CH-2021 chromosome 9, ASM3666993v2, whole genome shotgun sequence, the DNA window ccatcaaaaaatAATAAGTTACTGGGTGGCAAAGGTGCTGATGACCCCGTACATTCTTTTTCTCAATTATtctgaattttcaaagcatgcaATAGCCTTGtactaatgaggcaaaaaatgtaaaagaaaaactCCCATATAGGGCTTCTTACCACTGTCTGTTTACATGTTTACAACCAATGAGCAGGTTTGCATTGGGATCACAGCTTAATTGGATAAAGTAATTGAAACCCCCTGTGCAACAGGTATATCATTTTGTAATGAACTTAACCCAAATGTTGTGATCTACATATGCAATGTGTACATCATGAAACAGATGACAGATTGtgatatcatcatcatcatcatcatcatcatcatcatcatcatcatcgtcatcatcatcgtcatcatcatcatcagtatcattatcattatcattatcattatcatcatcatcatcattatcattatcattatcattatcattattattattattataattaaatgaaaggtgttacaattgaacccactgggaactcagaaaaatccgagccccagatgggattcgaacccacgacccttcGTGATCTAGTACCGAACCGATGCTTCAACctctgagctactggagactctatggtgagcaagggtgaaatgtgggaaTTTGACTAGAGCTGCaacacgcagccacagagtcaagtatcgactgacagcatagctcataactgcatcgcgcagtcacattaagAGCATCATTGCacgatgcagccaaccaaccaccaaagtgagcgaatgtgagagaatgtttcagtccccctcgaaaatagaattgatcaaaagctgtcctctcccttcttgatttataaagcAAGCATCTTAACTTGCAAAACATGGAGCTTGACATTCGAGGCCCGGTCCTTCAATGTATGAATTGTACAACAAGAGAGGTAAAATAAATTGCTGGGAATGTGATTtgtcaacaaacaaattgatgctaattgttggcaacttgattataaatggtgtgacttgttttatttttagcggacttgatattttgtcacattcggcATAGCAgaccctaccctatcgtcggatttgagTGTCATACCCTAcaaaagaacaatcgtcgttgGCACCTCCTGTCTTTAGagttaataaagaccttttagAGACCTTTTGAAGACTTTTTGTAGGCCAATCACTCACAAATGCTTCacctcttcctttaaactcttctaTCTTGTCCAAACACAAtcttttatagctgttagcatCTTTggcacccaaaaaaaaaattcacttgaaaCCTCACACTTCCAGTTCAATTTTCCCCATCCCACGCTGGCAAAGGTCAACTCCGGGGGGGAGGGGTTTTGCAGTTTctatttgatcggcgcataagtCAAAGGGGATTTGACAGAATGCCAGAGTCCCGTTTTTTCCCACTCACTCCTCCCCCAATTCTTTCCTGTATGTCTTGCTCTCAACCAACACCTCCCGACCCATTTCTTTCAAACCCTGACTTCCCCATTATATTACCTTTCGTTCTTGGAAGAGTCTTCGAATTTGTCCGGAAGGAGATTCAAGTATTTCATCATACCGTTGAACAACATAGGTTCTGCTTTGTGGCGGGAATTTTTGTGATCTATCTCAATGGCATGAAGTCGAGCCATATGGCGCGCAACCAATGAGGAAATGTGAGGATCAGCGATTGTTTCTGTGTTAAGGACATCGCCGGCTAAAAACCCGTAGGCAAGACCATTCTCCAATGTTCCATGAACTGCGGGACCGTAACCCTTCGAAAACAAAATCTGGAAGGTTTCGAGCTCTTTTTCTCGATCTATGAAGAGCTCAGTTTTGTTTCCGAAAAGTCGGAACAGAATCATTTCGCCGGCTTCCAATCCCTCCTCGATGCATCCGATAAGCTTGTTGCTGATCCCCTCGCTGAACTGCTTGAATTTGACTTTCTCCATGTCCCATTCTGGTCTGATCTGCTCCAGAACTGGCTTAATACTTTCCACTGTGTTTTCCGCATCTAGGCGATGAGCGAAATGATGAACTTCCATTGGAGACATCAAGGGAGCATTTCATGAAAATTGGAAAATTACGGTGATTTTCGTACCCAGTTTCCTTTGAGCAGTGAACTGCAAtgtttttgtttccaaaaatttATGGGAAATTTACTTTGAAATACAGATGAATACAGACAGCCATACTGGTGCTTTTGAATACAACAGTAATTTACAATACCATACACGCCAGTACCAGATCTACTTACACAAGCTACATGTAACAATGCAAAATTGGACAATTTGTTCTGCCAGTGCTGGACCATTATTTTGCAGAGTTGGTTGGACAGCTGAGGTCAGACTCGGCACCGAGATTGTGGGGGGCTGGTATGATAATTTTCGACGTGATTGGTGAAGTAAAGGCTTGACTATATCTGTATCCATTCGTTCAGAACTCAGCAAAGACCCCTTGATTTATGGTTGTTTGTGGTCACGTGATCTCATGTAAAGGCCTTGTGAGATTTCACAACCATAACGGCCACAGACAAGACCACAAAACGTAGGATCGACTTTGTGTACTCCGTTTAAAGCACTTTCCCCTCCAGAGTGTTGATACGGCCGGGGCTCCAACCCGGAACCTCTCGCGTGGCAGACAGACGATGCTTAACTTAGATGCGGAACTAATTGTGTGTAATTTGCACCTCCCCTACCGTGCTATGAACGAAGGTTGTAAGACGGGCCCCAAAAATCGAATGTTCTGACACGTATGCACGACATGCACGACATGACGTCGATGCAACGTTACTTTTCAATCTTCCGCCATTGGGCAAGCGTTAAAATTCAATCTGGTTACAGCGAGTTTTAAACCGGGTCAGGGTTTAATTATTCGTCTAAAGTTCAGGACAACATCGAGGAGATCCGTGGGTAGGTTTCCAGTTTCCTTCAACCAAGAAAGGGAATAATGGAAACCTCTGCCAAacagcaggggcacccaacgaatctgttcctcactttaTCTGTTCCCCGGCGGAATCTTGcaggctggcaaaaatacaggtgtttcgatgagctggctgggaaatgttgttattgatagaggttttgcctggcaattactgactttttctagcatttcaatccgagctggctgtagacactgaacacctgaaaatgccttaataacatttattttcttaactggggtataataatacattttacaacatattggtcgttgggtgcccctgaaacaGGGTATTACATACcatgtacaaggaaaggttgcgtttttgcaaacgttggtcatgcagcacttatatttcaacagctAGAcgtaactattagagggtaacgTGAAGGAGGTTGACTAGAAATAGACTTATTTTCACAGAGTTATGACATCAGAGATAGAGCCtggttaagtttccaaaatcctgaattcaagattttggaaggtgtaaatcctgaattcagaaatacagaaacACAAAaggtatcctaaacatgcataaaagctaaccttagacctaaggttagcttttctgaatgttggcttccaaaaccttgaattcaggattttggaaacttaattaactctaactctacgacataactctgtGAAGATAACTCTAAGAATCCCGggcgggggggaggggggtactccCTATAATGGCCTATACGGGGAGGCTCCGCCCGAAAGGGGTACCTTTTTCacgcttcaggtatatgaaaggGTAAGGATTTCACTGGTCGAAGTATATGAAAGGGTAACTAAAGGGCCTTTCCTTAAAATATTTCGAACACACATACCTTAAGATTGTACTGTTTTTATTTATTGAACGCAGCATGAAATGCAAGGTATGCGAAAGGGGTACcttttctgccaaaaatggtatataaaaggGTAAGGGGTCGGACCTCGGGGCGGAGCCTGCCc includes these proteins:
- the LOC137969618 gene encoding probable ethanolamine kinase, producing MSPMEVHHFAHRLDAENTVESIKPVLEQIRPEWDMEKVKFKQFSEGISNKLIGCIEEGLEAGEMILFRLFGNKTELFIDREKELETFQILFSKGYGPAVHGTLENGLAYGFLAGDVLNTETIADPHISSLVARHMARLHAIEIDHKNSRHKAEPMLFNGMMKYLNLLPDKFEDSSKNERYEREAPSKAKLKEEIEVLKSVLLKHNSPIVLCHNDLLCANIVYNKTNDSVLSIDYEYASMNFLPHDIGNHFCEYAGVDEVDYNLYPKREHQLKWIATYLEEAAKLRGEANPIISEMEIEKLYVQANHFALAAHFYWAMWALVQAHFSAIDFDFLGYGIARFNEYFRRKDEFLALTYNN